Proteins from a genomic interval of Candidatus Hydrogenedentota bacterium:
- a CDS encoding V-type ATP synthase subunit B — translation MLHTEYWNLTYVSGPLIFLKNAEQFPTGAILDIHLENGDVRQGQVLESTKTHAVVQVLQGTSGIDVKGTSVSLKDSAARVACSPDVIGRRFNGTGEPIDGLPPVVAEKELEISGSAINPVARAQPNDFIETGVSAIDGFNTLVRGQKLPIFLGSGLPGNELANLIVQNSGTTRAEEQFVIVFGAMGITAREAQYFLQAFDEGGQGSRVVAFLNQADDPAIERIFTPRCALTVAEYLAFEKGYQVLVILTDMTNYCEALRQVSSAREEIPGRRGYPGYMYTDLSTIYERAGRIHGKNGSVTQIPMLTMPDDDITHPIPDLTGYITEGQIVLSRGLHRQGVFPPVDILPCLSRLMNNGIGKDKTTEWHREWSNQLYAAYAQGTNVRKLMAIVGEDALTDLDRKYLGFANAFERRMLGQGFTRRSIQETFDLGWELLAMLPKEELTRINKKTLDAYYSPIMKDGVHSPYLKSHA, via the coding sequence ATGTTGCACACCGAATACTGGAACCTGACCTATGTGTCCGGTCCGCTCATCTTCCTGAAGAACGCCGAGCAATTCCCGACCGGCGCCATCCTGGACATCCACCTCGAAAACGGGGATGTGCGCCAGGGTCAGGTCCTGGAATCCACGAAGACGCACGCGGTCGTGCAGGTGCTGCAGGGCACCTCGGGCATCGACGTCAAGGGCACGTCCGTTTCCCTGAAAGACTCCGCGGCGCGCGTGGCTTGCTCGCCGGACGTGATTGGACGCCGCTTCAACGGCACCGGCGAGCCCATCGATGGGCTGCCGCCGGTCGTCGCGGAGAAGGAATTGGAGATTTCCGGAAGCGCCATTAACCCCGTCGCGCGCGCGCAGCCGAACGACTTTATCGAGACGGGCGTTTCCGCGATTGACGGGTTCAACACGCTCGTGCGCGGGCAGAAGCTGCCCATCTTCCTCGGCTCGGGTTTGCCGGGCAACGAACTGGCCAACCTGATCGTGCAGAATTCGGGCACGACGCGCGCCGAAGAACAGTTCGTGATTGTATTCGGCGCCATGGGTATCACGGCGCGCGAGGCGCAGTATTTCCTGCAGGCCTTCGACGAAGGCGGCCAAGGCTCCCGCGTCGTCGCGTTTCTCAATCAGGCCGACGATCCCGCCATCGAGCGCATTTTCACGCCGCGGTGCGCGCTGACCGTCGCCGAATACCTCGCCTTCGAGAAGGGGTACCAGGTGCTGGTCATCCTGACGGACATGACCAACTACTGCGAAGCGCTGCGCCAGGTGTCCTCGGCCCGGGAAGAGATTCCCGGCCGCCGCGGGTATCCCGGCTACATGTATACGGACCTCTCGACCATATACGAGCGCGCCGGACGCATCCACGGCAAGAACGGGTCGGTAACGCAGATTCCCATGCTCACGATGCCGGACGACGACATCACGCACCCAATCCCGGACCTTACGGGGTACATCACCGAAGGACAGATCGTGCTGAGCCGCGGCCTGCACCGGCAGGGCGTGTTCCCGCCGGTGGATATCTTGCCTTGTCTCTCGCGCCTGATGAACAATGGCATCGGCAAGGACAAGACGACGGAGTGGCACCGAGAATGGTCGAACCAGCTCTACGCCGCCTATGCACAAGGCACGAACGTGCGAAAGCTGATGGCAATCGTCGGCGAAGACGCGCTCACCGACCTGGACCGCAAGTATCTGGGCTTCGCGAACGCGTTCGAGCGGCGGATGCTCGGACAGGGATTTACCCGCCGCAGCATCCAGGAGACCTTTGACCTCGGTTGGGAACTGCTCGCCATGCTGCCGAAGGAGGAACTGACGCGCATCAACAAGAAGACGTTGGATGCGTATTATTCGCCCATCATGAAGGACGGCGTGCACTCCCCGTATTTGAAGTCGCACGCATAG
- a CDS encoding V-type ATP synthase subunit A — protein MAIAVQGQITGKLVRISGPMIEADGMLGVGMGEIVRVGELGLLGEVIRIDGSKIFAQVFESTEGMYLGEPVVATGAPLSVELGPGLLGATFDGIQRPLETLRQSSGDFIGRGITAVALDRERKWGFAPRVKPGDVVAGGDILGVTQETKAIEHRILVPPRGAGVIDWVAPEGEYTVEQVVARLRDGSELRMMHQSPVKQGRPFAKKLPMNMPFLTGQRVLDCLFPIAMGGSAIVPGGFGTGKTVVEQSLSKFCNAQIIVYVGCGERGNEMTEVLSEFPHLEDPNTGDSLMSRTILVVNTSNMPVAARDASVYTGMTLAEYYRDMGYDCALMADSTSRWAEALREISSRLEEMPGEEGYPTYLSARVSEFYERTGRVVCCGTVKEGEQPRTGSLSAVGAVSPPGGDYSEPVTQTSQRVSGAVWALDAALAYRRHYPAINWNRSYSLYFDALKPWFDQYGPPNWIKLRQEVMTLLQRDAELQEVVQLVGPDALQDNERLVLEIARLIREVFLQQNAFSKNDGFCGLPKMGGLMDILISFYEECQGVLNREVPLRRVLELPVREDIARLRDVANEEFAERKNAVHEQMKQALAALQAR, from the coding sequence ATGGCGATAGCCGTACAGGGACAGATTACGGGCAAGCTCGTGCGCATTTCGGGCCCCATGATCGAGGCGGACGGGATGCTCGGCGTGGGTATGGGCGAAATCGTGCGCGTCGGAGAATTGGGCCTCCTCGGCGAGGTCATCCGCATCGACGGCAGCAAGATTTTTGCGCAGGTGTTTGAAAGCACCGAAGGAATGTACCTCGGGGAGCCGGTCGTTGCGACGGGCGCGCCGCTGAGTGTCGAACTTGGGCCGGGCCTGCTCGGGGCCACCTTTGACGGCATTCAGCGCCCTCTCGAAACGCTGCGCCAGTCGTCGGGCGACTTCATCGGCCGAGGCATTACCGCCGTTGCGCTGGACCGGGAGAGGAAATGGGGCTTTGCGCCGCGGGTCAAGCCGGGCGACGTGGTCGCCGGCGGCGATATCCTGGGCGTGACCCAGGAGACCAAGGCCATTGAGCACCGTATCCTCGTGCCGCCGCGCGGCGCCGGCGTAATCGACTGGGTCGCGCCCGAGGGCGAGTATACGGTCGAGCAGGTGGTCGCGCGGCTCCGGGACGGCTCCGAACTGAGGATGATGCACCAATCGCCCGTGAAACAGGGCCGTCCCTTTGCGAAGAAGCTGCCCATGAACATGCCGTTCCTCACGGGCCAGCGCGTGCTGGACTGTCTGTTCCCCATCGCGATGGGCGGGTCGGCGATTGTGCCGGGCGGCTTCGGCACGGGCAAGACCGTCGTGGAGCAGAGCCTCTCGAAGTTCTGCAATGCGCAAATCATCGTCTATGTCGGCTGCGGCGAACGCGGCAACGAGATGACGGAAGTGCTGAGCGAATTTCCGCACCTCGAGGACCCGAATACGGGCGATTCGCTGATGAGCCGCACGATTCTTGTGGTAAACACGTCAAATATGCCCGTGGCCGCGCGCGACGCGTCGGTATACACCGGCATGACGCTTGCCGAGTACTACCGCGACATGGGCTACGATTGCGCGCTCATGGCGGACTCGACCAGCCGTTGGGCCGAAGCGCTGCGCGAAATCTCGTCGCGCCTCGAGGAAATGCCCGGCGAAGAGGGCTACCCCACGTATCTTTCCGCGCGCGTCTCCGAATTCTACGAGCGCACCGGCCGCGTCGTTTGCTGTGGCACGGTAAAGGAAGGCGAGCAGCCGCGCACGGGCTCGCTCTCGGCCGTCGGCGCGGTGTCGCCGCCGGGCGGCGACTATTCCGAGCCGGTCACGCAGACCTCGCAGCGCGTATCTGGCGCCGTCTGGGCGCTGGATGCGGCGCTGGCGTACCGCCGGCACTATCCGGCGATCAACTGGAACCGCAGTTATTCGCTCTACTTTGACGCGCTCAAGCCCTGGTTCGACCAGTACGGGCCGCCGAACTGGATCAAGTTGCGCCAGGAGGTGATGACCCTGCTGCAGCGCGACGCCGAATTGCAGGAAGTGGTGCAACTCGTCGGCCCCGACGCCTTGCAGGACAACGAGCGGCTCGTGCTCGAAATCGCGAGGCTGATCCGCGAGGTGTTTCTGCAGCAGAACGCGTTTTCGAAGAATGACGGCTTCTGCGGGCTGCCGAAGATGGGCGGCCTGATGGATATCCTCATCTCGTTCTACGAGGAATGCCAGGGTGTGCTCAACCGCGAGGTCCCGTTGCGCCGCGTTCTGGAATTGCCGGTCCGCGAGGATATTGCGCGCTTGCGCGACGTCGCCAACGAGGAATTCGCCGAGCGCAAGAACGCCGTTCATGAACAGATGAAACAAGCCCTCGCCGCGCTGCAGGCGCGGTGA
- a CDS encoding V-type ATPase subunit: MAADDPQFAYMNARVRSLKSMLFPRARIEEFLHQNDLARMTEAMLDSPYRQQLAEALSHGTGADAIEDAVTRNVALTSSMLLARATGRPLKLLKHFLMRWDLRAVKSLVRARHHGLGPDDAVASLVPGALMTPGVLRRLAACPNMETLCGQLIAWNPDLCGGLSSALAAYKQSGEVAVLDEALDQRYFVRATEQLRRADDESGQLLHFFMRLERDRINLRLIFLRLREPGAPPIPAARFLPEGTLSLPMLARLGQAQDAAEVVRELSGKRYGEFVTELYQFTQTQRFSPIERLFERVLLRELRRLSVRDPLSFAVVMDYACRKYNEAVNLRLIARGMAGHVPPGRVREQLVFI; encoded by the coding sequence ATGGCCGCCGATGATCCGCAATTTGCCTACATGAATGCCCGGGTGCGCAGCCTGAAGAGCATGCTCTTCCCGCGTGCGCGCATCGAGGAATTCCTGCATCAGAACGACTTGGCGAGAATGACCGAGGCGATGCTTGATTCCCCTTATCGCCAGCAGCTCGCTGAGGCGCTTTCGCACGGTACGGGCGCGGATGCGATCGAGGATGCCGTGACGCGCAACGTGGCGCTGACTTCAAGCATGCTGCTGGCGCGCGCCACCGGCAGGCCCCTCAAGTTGCTGAAGCACTTCCTGATGCGATGGGACCTCCGCGCGGTGAAATCGCTCGTACGCGCCCGGCATCACGGGCTCGGCCCTGACGATGCGGTCGCGTCGCTTGTGCCGGGGGCGCTGATGACCCCCGGTGTCCTGAGGCGCCTGGCCGCGTGCCCCAACATGGAGACGCTCTGCGGCCAGCTCATCGCCTGGAACCCGGACCTGTGCGGCGGGTTGAGTTCCGCTCTGGCCGCCTACAAGCAGAGTGGCGAGGTCGCCGTGCTGGATGAGGCGCTGGACCAGCGTTACTTCGTGCGCGCGACGGAACAACTTCGCCGTGCGGATGACGAGTCGGGGCAGTTGCTCCATTTTTTCATGCGGCTGGAACGCGACCGCATCAATTTGAGGCTCATCTTCCTGCGGCTGCGCGAGCCGGGTGCGCCCCCCATTCCCGCGGCGCGGTTCTTGCCGGAAGGCACGCTGTCGCTGCCCATGCTCGCGCGGCTGGGCCAGGCGCAGGACGCGGCCGAGGTGGTGCGCGAATTGAGCGGCAAACGGTATGGCGAATTCGTTACGGAGCTGTATCAATTCACGCAGACGCAACGTTTCTCGCCGATAGAGCGGCTGTTCGAGCGCGTGCTGCTGCGGGAATTGCGGCGGTTGTCGGTCCGCGACCCGCTGAGTTTTGCGGTGGTGATGGATTATGCGTGCCGCAAATACAACGAAGCGGTAAATCTGCGCTTGATCGCCCGCGGTATGGCGGGGCACGTGCCCCCAGGCCGCGTGCGCGAGCAATTGGTGTTCATTTAG
- a CDS encoding F0F1 ATP synthase subunit C codes for MCLLTPVASAQEHGAGDAAQAAASTDISLGAGIRAFGIAIAAGLCIFGGALATGRAQAAIGAGGTGAMAEKPELFGRIFILVALPETMVVLGFVMGIVIALNL; via the coding sequence ATGTGCTTGCTCACGCCAGTCGCCTCGGCGCAGGAGCATGGCGCCGGAGACGCGGCGCAAGCGGCGGCAAGCACGGACATCTCGCTGGGCGCGGGCATTCGCGCATTTGGCATAGCCATCGCGGCGGGCTTGTGCATCTTTGGCGGCGCGTTGGCCACGGGCCGCGCGCAAGCCGCGATCGGCGCGGGCGGCACCGGCGCCATGGCCGAGAAGCCCGAACTGTTCGGCCGCATCTTCATCCTCGTCGCGCTGCCGGAAACGATGGTGGTGCTCGGTTTCGTCATGGGCATCGTCATTGCCCTGAACCTCTAG